CCCCGGTGATACTCATCAGGCCGCCCTGTGCCTGGATCAGCAGGTCGTAGCCGGGAAGGGCTGCGCCCTGCCCTGCTCCGAATCCGGTGATTGAGCAATAGATGAGCTCGGGCCTGAGCACAGTCAGACTGTCGTAGTCCAGCCCGAACCGGGCCATGACTCGAGGGCGGAAGTTTTCGACCACCACATCGCATTCCTCGACGAGCTGGCGCGCGTACCCCAGCCCGGTGCCGGTTTTGAGATCGCACACCACCGACTTCTTGTTGCGGTTCACGCTGGAGAAGTACGTGCCGGTGCCATCAGCCGCCTCCGGTGGAATCCAGGCTCGGGTGTCATCACCTTCCGGACTTTCAATCTTGATGACCTCAGCGCCAAAATCCGCGAGCATCATGGTGCACAACGGTCCGGCCAGTACCCGGGAAAAATCGGCAACACGGATTCCCTGCAACGGCAGCCGTGCACTGCCAACGGCTTGATCGCCGGACTCTTCGGGATCCAAGGGGTCCTCCTGTTGTATGTTGCATGCAACTCTACGAAAGGAGGGCGGTGTTGTAAACATCAGACCGCCGAGCGCATGTTTCCCGCGCAGAACCACTACCCCACCCGCAGGTTTTCTATTCTTTCCAGATAGGGGGCTGCGGACAGCTTCGGGTTGCCGTCACAGACTGCGGTGATGAGCAGCCGCGCCGTGTTCAGTACGTGGTTCCTCATGGCCGCTTCGGCAGCGGCAGGGTCACGGGCATCGACGGCACCCAGAATGTCGTTGCGGTCGCGGGCCAGGTCCAAGGCCGTCCTGGCCTGCGGAATGGTGACGAGTCCGCGGGTCAGCACGAGGTTCCGCAGTTCGTCCACCATGGTGACGAGCCTGTGGTTGCCGGCAAGCCCCAGCAGGAAGAGGTGAAAGTCCTTGTCCGCCTTCAGAGTCCCGGGGCCGTCATCGTCGGCAGCCCGCTCCAGGATCCGCTGGTGGAGCTCGTGGATCTGGGACAGCTGCTCGGCGCTGGCCTCCGCTGCGCCGCGACCTGCCATGGGCGGTTCGAGCAACAGGCGGATTTCGAAGATCTGGACGATGTCCTCCAGGGAAATCTGCAACACGCGCACGCCGCGGTTTTTTTCGATCCGGACGATGCCTTCCTTTTCGAGCAGCTGCAGAGCCTCCCTCACCGGGGTCCGGGATACACCAAGTGTCCCCGACAGGCCCACCGCCGAATAGTGCTCATCAGGCCGCATTTCCCCTGCGGTGATCGCAGCCCGCAGCATGGTGGTGACTTGCTGGGTAAGGGATGCCCCCTGGCTGATCTGTTGCATGCTACTCATTGCAAGATTCTATGGGACGAGGGAGCCGGGCGTATTGCCGCTGCGCATTCAACCCGGCGCCCACAACCGGCGCGGAAGAGCTGAGCCTGTCCAAGTCCTGGGCCTCCCCGGAGCTGAGCCCGTCACTGCTCTAAATCGTTCTCAGCATCCGGCGAAGGATTTTGCCGGATGCTGACTTCGGTACGGCCTCGATGAACTCAACGCGGCGAACCTTCTTGTGCGGGGCAACTTTGCCGGCCACAAAATCCATCACCGCAGCTTCATCGAGGCCGTCGCCGGGCTCCCCCTGCTGCCGCACAACGAAAGCCATGGGCACTTCCTGGCCGTCGGCGTCGTTCGTTCCGATCACCGCGGCATCCGCGATTCCGGGGTGCGTCAGCAGGAGAGCTTCCAGCTCTGCGGGGGCAATCTGGTACCCCTTGTACTTGATGAGTTCCTTGAGCCTGTCAACAATGCTTACGACGCCGTCCGCCCGTACCGTGGCCACATCGCCGGTGTGCAGATACCCGTCCGCATCCAGGGTGCTTGCCGTTTCCTCCGGCCGGTTCAGATACCCCAGCATGACATTGGGCCCGCGGCAGAGCAGATGGCCGGGGGCACTGACGCCTTCGGCTGGAACCCCGATTTCCTTACCGCTGGCCGGATCGACCAGCCGGCACTCCATGTTGGGCACCGTGAATCCCACCGAGCTGACAGGGACACCGTCCGCGGACTGCGGGATCAGATGCGAAACCGGGCTCATCTCCGTCATGCCATATCCCTGCAGCACCCGGCAGTCGAGGCGGTCGGCGAGCGCGGCCCCCAGTTCGCCGTCCAGCGGAGCGGCACCGGACAGGGCGGTGTGGACCGAACTGAGATCGTACTCGGCAACCATGGGGTGCTTGGACAGTGCGACGGCTACCGGCGGGGCGACAAACAGGTAGCTGCATTGATGGTCCTGGATCATCCGCAGGAACTCGGCGAGATCGAACCGGGGCATGGTCACCAGCCGCGCCCGCTCCCGGAACGCCAGGTTCAGCAGGACTGTGAGGCCGTAAATGTGGAAGAAGGGCAGCAACGCCAGCAACCGGTCTTCCGGGCCCACGTTGAGAAGTCCGCGTGCCTGCTCAACGTTGGCCACCAGGTTCCGGTGGCTGAGCATCACGCCCTTGGGCCGGCCCGTGGTCCCGGATGAATACGGCAGCACTGCCACGTGGGTGGATGGGTCAATGCGGATGTCAGGGGCCGGTGCCCCGGCGGTGAGAAGATCCCGCAGCGAAGGGTGACCGTCGGCGCCGTCGAGCACCACCAGCCGTTCGGCCGGAATGCCGGCGCGGCCGGCCGCTTCCTGGGCGCCCGGCAGCAGCGCCGAGACGGTGAAGAGCCAATCAGCCCCGGCATCTTCAAGTTGAAGGGTGATTTCATCTGCGGTGTACAGCGAATTGACCGTGGTGACGGTGGCCCCGGCCCGCAGGAGGCCGTGGAACACGGCTGTGAACGCCGGGATGTTGGGGCATAACATGGCGGCCACTCCGTGCATTGCCAGTCCTTGCGCGGCTACCGCACCTGCAACGGCGTCAATCTGGCCAAGCAGCTGGCGGTAAGTGGTCTCCGCGCCGCTGGTTCCATCGACGACGGCGATCCGGTCCAGGTCCGCCTCTGCCAGCTCTCCGAAGAGGTAATCGTAAATGCTTTGTTCCGGAATGACGACGTCCGGGAAGGGGCTTGAAAACACGCAACATCTCCTTTGATCTGCGCCCGCTGTGCCCGCTTGGCCTGTGCGACGACGGTGCAGCGGCAGCTGGTGCCACTCTAACCCCCGGACGCCTGCTGTGGTGTCCGTTCCCGCGCTTCCGGCGGCGTTATGGACCGGGATGCGCCGGTAGGGTCGGAGGCGCCCCCGATAGTGCGCACTGACCAGCACCTTCAGCGTCAGGGGACCATTTGATCACGCTCCGGCGCCGCCAGCTCGTAGGGTTTCGCCGCTGGATCCGCCGCCGGCGGCGCTAAGGCATCCAGTGCCGCAGGAGCCACCAGACGCCGGCCATGACGATGCCGCCGAACAGCGAGCCCGCTATGACCTGCGCCGGTGTGTGGGCGCGGAGCACAACGCGGGACCAGCCGACGGCCGGAATCAGCAGCAGGAGCGGAACCCACCACGTTCCCAGCATCAGCACGGTGATGACAACGGATGACGAGATGGCGGAGGCATGGCCGCTGATTTTCCAGAAGGGGCTGACTGCGGCAAGCACCAGAATTCCCGCGACAATGGCCAGCACCATCACAATGACACTCTGCGGAGCGTTGATGGCGTTGAGGACAAGCAATCCTGCCACCAGCATGAGTACTGCCATCAGAAGCACTGGTGCCCGCTGCTTCCGGTTGCTCACGTGATGGTCCGACACCTTGCCGAGCTTCACCAGGAGCAGCACCAAAGCCAGCGGTATGATGCAGACAAAGAGGGCCGCAATTGCTCCGTACCAGGTGGTGCCCGGGAACCCGGGGTCGATGGCCGGGCTGATGAGCAACTGAGCCGTGACCACCACCGGCGGTTGAAAAACTTCCGTGATGATCCGGGCGGCCCGGTTGCTTGCGCGGGTGCGGTTCGGGTTCACACGCCGGATTTGCGGTTCGTGAACCTGGCGTAGAGCCACGATCCCACCATCCAGAGCCCCAGCACCACAATGACCCGGACCCAGAAATTCGCGGTTGGGAAAACCCTGTCAAAGCCCCAAAACAGCAGGAGGCCAACAGCAAGAGCAATCAGCTGGCGGCGCCAGGAAAACTGCTGGCGCGCGGGAGCGCTGTAGTCACGGTCCTTGACCGGTTTCATGTTGTCCACGCGGACCAGTCAACCACGAACGGCTAATCCAGGAGCAGTGCCGGTTCCTCAAGGATGGCGGCGACGTCGGCCATAAAACGGGCGGACAGGTCGCCGTCCACCACGCGGTGATCGAAGGAGCCGCCCAGTGTGGTGATCCAGCGCGGGATAACCTCGCCGTCCAGGACCCAGGGCTTCTGCTTGATGGTGCCGAAGGCCACGATGGCCACTTCGCCGGGATTGATGATGGGGGTGCCGGTATCGATGCCCAGGGCACCGATGTTGGTGACGGTCAGCGTACCGCCCTGCATCTGCGCGGGCTGAGTCTTGCCGGCACGTGCGGTAGTGGCGAGATCGTTCAGGGCAAGGGCCAGTTCCTTGAGTGAGAGGTCCTGGGCGTCCTTGATGTTGGGCACCATCAGTCCACGCGGGGTGGCGGCGGCGATGCCCAGGTTCATGTAGTGCTTCACATGAATCTCCGCGGAATCGCTGCCGTCTGCGTTGTCCACCCACGTGGCGTTGACGCTGGGGTTGCGTGCTGCTGCCCAGATGACGGCCTTGGCGAGGATCAGCAGCGGGGAGACCTTGATGCCCTCAAAATCGCGGGAGACCTTCAGCCGCTTGACGAACTCCATGGTGCGGCTGGCGTCCACATCCACAAAAATACTGACGTGCGGGGCGGCGAAGGCGGACTCCACCATGGCCTTGGCCGTGGCTTTGCGGACGCCCTTAACCGGGATACGTTCGATCCTCTGGTCCTGCGGCTTGCCGGACTTGCCCCAGAAACCCTCCGCCTTGTCCAGCTCGGCATCGCGCTGGGCCTGATAGCTGACAAGGTCCTCGCGGGTCACTTCGCCGCGGGCCCCGGTGGCCACCACGTCCGCCAGATCAATGCCGAGGTCCCGGGCGATCTTGCGGACCGGCGGCTTGGCCAGGACCTTGTTGACCAGGCCGGTGATGGTGCCGCTGAAGGTGGTGGGGCGGTCCGGTGCGTCGGCGACGGGCCCGGTGACTGGGCTAGTCGGAATCGCGGAGGCCGGCGTGATCTCCAGGACGGGCTCGACCACGGGGGCGGGCGCCGGGGCGGGCTCGACCACAGGTGCGGCCGAGGCCTTCCGCGGGCGGCGCTTCACGGCGTCGGCCTTCGGGCCGGAACCCACCAGCGGACCGCCGGCCAGACCGCCGGCCGCTGCACCGCCGTCGGACTCCCTGCCGTCGGAATCGTGCGCGGGGAGCTTGCCGTACATCGGAGCCTCGACAGCGGGAGCAGCGACACCGGGGGCCCGGACACCGGGAGCTGGGACGTCCGCCGGGGTGGGGTCGCCGGAGACGGCGTCGGTCACGCTGATGATGGCGGTCCCGACGTCGATTGTCACGCCTTCCGGGACCAGCAGCTCAGTCACGGTGCCGGCGAACGGCGACGGCAGCTCCACGAGTGACTTGGCCGTCTCGATCTCGCAGAGGACATCGTTGATGGCCACGGTGTCGCCGGGTTTGACCCTCCAGGAGACGATTTCGGCCTCGGTCAGGCCTTCGCCCACATCGGGGAGGTTGAACTTGTTAAGGGTCATGGTGTCCTCGGTTTCAAGAGCTCAAGCGGCGGCGGGTGAGCAGGCGGTGTCAGCCGGCCTGGTCAGTACGCAAGGGTCAGTACGCAAGGGCACGGTCCAGCGCCTCCAGGATGCGGTCGATGTCCGGGAGATAATCCTCTTCCACCTTGGCCACGGGGTAGGGCATGTGGAAGCCGCCCACGCGGATGACCGGGGCCTCGAGCGAGTGGAAGGCCCGCTCGCTGATCCGGGCGGCAATTTCACCGCCGATGCCACCGAATGTGGGAGCCTCGTGGGCAACAATCAGCCGGCCCGTCTTTTTGACCGAGTCCGTAACCGTGTCGAAGTCGATCGGCGAGATGGAGCGCAGGTCAATGACCTCCACGCTGCGGCCGTCTTCGGCTGCAGCGTTTGCCGCGGCCAGCGCCACCGGAACCAGCGGACCGTACACAACCACGGTGGCGTCGGTTCCCTCGCGGATGACGTGGGCCTTGAACGGATCTTCGGCCAGGCCGGAGGATTCGGTATCCACTTCGCCCTTGAGCCAATACCTGCGCTTGGGTTCAAAAACAATCACGGGGTCCTGGCAGTCCACGGCCTGCTGGATCATCCAATACGCGTCGTGCGGGTTGGACGGGGTGATGATGCGCAGCCCGGCCGTGTGGGCGAATAGGGCTTCCGGGGACTCCGAGTGGTGCTCAATGGAGCCGATACCGCCGCCGTACGGGATCCGGATGACCACCGGGACGGTCAGGTTGCCGTTGCTGCGGGCATGCATCTTGGCCAGCTGCGTGGTGATCTGGTTGAAGCCTGGGAACACAAAACCGTCGAACTGGATCTCGCAGACGGGCAGGTAACCGCGAAGGGCCAGACCGATGGCGGTGCCGATAATCCCGGATTCAGCCAGCGGGGTGTCCACCACCCGGTCCGCGCCGAACTCCTTGATGAGGCCGTCCGTAACGCGGTACACGCCACCCAGGGGCCCGATGTCCTCGCCCATCAGCAGGGTCTTGGGGTTGTTGCTGAGGGTGGCGCGGAGGCCCTCGTTGATGGCCTTGGCAATGGTCATGGTGGTCATTAGTGGCCCGCCTCTTCTTCCGTTGCCTCGCCGGCGAAGCCCGCACTGTATTCCTCGAACCACGCCAGTTCCTCGGCCACCAGCGGATGCGCCTCCACGTAGGTGTTGGCGAACGCGGTGCGAATGTCCGGCGTTTCCAGATCATGGGTGGTCTTGCGGACATATGCCGCGAGTTCGTTGCCGTCGGCCTTGACCTGCTCGAAGAAGGCGTCGCCCGCCAGACCCTCGGTGCGGAGGTACTTCTCGAGGCGTTCCAGTGGATCCTTGGCCCGCCACAGCTCCTCCTCGGAGGATTCGCGGTACTTGGTGGGATCGTCCGCCGTGGTGTGGGCGCCCACGCGGTAGGTGAAGGCCTCGATCAGCACCGGGCCCTTGCCTTCGCGGGCATGTTCCAGCGCCCATTCGGTGACGGCGTGCACGGCGATGACATCGTTGCCGTCCACCCGGATGCCCGGAAACCCGTAGCCCTTGGCACGGTTGGACAGCGGGATGCGCGTCTGCACGGCAGTAGGAACCGAGATGGCCCAATGGTTGTTCTGGCAGAAAAACACCACGGGTGCGTTGTACGAGGCGGCGAACACCATGGATTCATGGACGTCTCCTTCGGAGCTGGCGCCGTCTCCGAAATAAACCACGACGGCGGCCTTGGGCTCCGCTGGCTGGGAACCTTCCACCTGGGGATTTTCAGCGGCTCTCGCCTCAGCGAGCTGCTGATCGCGCTGGATGCCCATGGCATAGCCCACCGCATGCGGGGTCTGGGCGGCGAGGACCAGCGTATAGAGGTGGAAGTTGGTGTCCTTGGGGTTCCAGCCGCCGTTGGAGACGCCGCGGAACTGGCGAAGGAGTTCGGCCAGGTCAACGTTGCGGGTGAGTGCCACGCCGTGCTCGCGGTAGGTGGGAAAAATATAGTCCTGCGGCTGACTGGCGCGGCCGGAGCCGATCTGCGCAGCCTCCTGGCCGGTCAGCGGAACCCAGAGTGCCAGCTGCCCCTGCCTCTGGAGGGCGGTGGCTTCCTGGTCAAATCGCCGGATGGCGGCCATGTCCGAGTAGAAACCCCGGAGTTTTCCTGCATCCAGCCTGTCGGCGTACTCAGTGAATACAGGGTCCGTGCCGAGCTTGCCGTCGGGCCCCAGCAGCTGGACCATCTCGGTTGCCGGTTGGCCCTGGGCCGCCTCGGCGTCGGCCTCGAGCTGGTCGTCTACCGCTGTTCCGTCGAACTCGGTGGAGGGCAGATGTGTGGCGCCCATACCGTCTCCTTGCTTGCCGCATCCGGATGCGTTGCAATATCGCTGGGATATATGCCGGACCAGGAAAACATTCCCGATCCGGCATATATTTTGGCTTACTGTCCCTTACTTTATCTGCCGTAGGTACGGCACGGCCTTTTGTTAAGCGCTAGGAACGCCGTGGCGGTTTTGTATAGTTCGCACATAGTTCCAGAAAACGGGTGTTGGCCTCGGTCTCGCCGATACTGACCCGCACGCCTTCATCACCAAAGGCACGCACCGACAGGCCCCGTTCCCCCGCCAGTGCAGCGAATTCAGAGCTATTGCTGCCCAGATTCAGCCAGACAAAGTTGCCCTGTGCCTCCGGGACAAACCAGCCCAGATCCCTGAGCCCGGCACTTACGCGGTCCCGCTCATCCACCAGGCTTTGTACCCTTTCTACAACCTGGTCATAGTTCTGCAGCGAGACCACTGCCGCCTGTTCGGCGATCTGGGACACGGCGAACGGTGTGGCGGCTACCCGCAGATGCTGCGTCAGTTCAGGGTTGGACACGCTGTAGCCCACACGGAGCCCGGCGAGGCCGTGCGCTTTGGAGAACGTCCTGAGG
This genomic interval from Micrococcaceae bacterium Sec5.7 contains the following:
- a CDS encoding GntR family transcriptional regulator, whose translation is MSSMQQISQGASLTQQVTTMLRAAITAGEMRPDEHYSAVGLSGTLGVSRTPVREALQLLEKEGIVRIEKNRGVRVLQISLEDIVQIFEIRLLLEPPMAGRGAAEASAEQLSQIHELHQRILERAADDDGPGTLKADKDFHLFLLGLAGNHRLVTMVDELRNLVLTRGLVTIPQARTALDLARDRNDILGAVDARDPAAAEAAMRNHVLNTARLLITAVCDGNPKLSAAPYLERIENLRVG
- a CDS encoding AMP-binding protein, with the translated sequence MFSSPFPDVVIPEQSIYDYLFGELAEADLDRIAVVDGTSGAETTYRQLLGQIDAVAGAVAAQGLAMHGVAAMLCPNIPAFTAVFHGLLRAGATVTTVNSLYTADEITLQLEDAGADWLFTVSALLPGAQEAAGRAGIPAERLVVLDGADGHPSLRDLLTAGAPAPDIRIDPSTHVAVLPYSSGTTGRPKGVMLSHRNLVANVEQARGLLNVGPEDRLLALLPFFHIYGLTVLLNLAFRERARLVTMPRFDLAEFLRMIQDHQCSYLFVAPPVAVALSKHPMVAEYDLSSVHTALSGAAPLDGELGAALADRLDCRVLQGYGMTEMSPVSHLIPQSADGVPVSSVGFTVPNMECRLVDPASGKEIGVPAEGVSAPGHLLCRGPNVMLGYLNRPEETASTLDADGYLHTGDVATVRADGVVSIVDRLKELIKYKGYQIAPAELEALLLTHPGIADAAVIGTNDADGQEVPMAFVVRQQGEPGDGLDEAAVMDFVAGKVAPHKKVRRVEFIEAVPKSASGKILRRMLRTI
- a CDS encoding phosphatase PAP2 family protein; the protein is MNPNRTRASNRAARIITEVFQPPVVVTAQLLISPAIDPGFPGTTWYGAIAALFVCIIPLALVLLLVKLGKVSDHHVSNRKQRAPVLLMAVLMLVAGLLVLNAINAPQSVIVMVLAIVAGILVLAAVSPFWKISGHASAISSSVVITVLMLGTWWVPLLLLIPAVGWSRVVLRAHTPAQVIAGSLFGGIVMAGVWWLLRHWMP
- a CDS encoding 2-oxo acid dehydrogenase subunit E2, whose amino-acid sequence is MTLNKFNLPDVGEGLTEAEIVSWRVKPGDTVAINDVLCEIETAKSLVELPSPFAGTVTELLVPEGVTIDVGTAIISVTDAVSGDPTPADVPAPGVRAPGVAAPAVEAPMYGKLPAHDSDGRESDGGAAAGGLAGGPLVGSGPKADAVKRRPRKASAAPVVEPAPAPAPVVEPVLEITPASAIPTSPVTGPVADAPDRPTTFSGTITGLVNKVLAKPPVRKIARDLGIDLADVVATGARGEVTREDLVSYQAQRDAELDKAEGFWGKSGKPQDQRIERIPVKGVRKATAKAMVESAFAAPHVSIFVDVDASRTMEFVKRLKVSRDFEGIKVSPLLILAKAVIWAAARNPSVNATWVDNADGSDSAEIHVKHYMNLGIAAATPRGLMVPNIKDAQDLSLKELALALNDLATTARAGKTQPAQMQGGTLTVTNIGALGIDTGTPIINPGEVAIVAFGTIKQKPWVLDGEVIPRWITTLGGSFDHRVVDGDLSARFMADVAAILEEPALLLD
- a CDS encoding alpha-ketoacid dehydrogenase subunit beta, translating into MTTMTIAKAINEGLRATLSNNPKTLLMGEDIGPLGGVYRVTDGLIKEFGADRVVDTPLAESGIIGTAIGLALRGYLPVCEIQFDGFVFPGFNQITTQLAKMHARSNGNLTVPVVIRIPYGGGIGSIEHHSESPEALFAHTAGLRIITPSNPHDAYWMIQQAVDCQDPVIVFEPKRRYWLKGEVDTESSGLAEDPFKAHVIREGTDATVVVYGPLVPVALAAANAAAEDGRSVEVIDLRSISPIDFDTVTDSVKKTGRLIVAHEAPTFGGIGGEIAARISERAFHSLEAPVIRVGGFHMPYPVAKVEEDYLPDIDRILEALDRALAY
- the pdhA gene encoding pyruvate dehydrogenase (acetyl-transferring) E1 component subunit alpha, with the protein product MGATHLPSTEFDGTAVDDQLEADAEAAQGQPATEMVQLLGPDGKLGTDPVFTEYADRLDAGKLRGFYSDMAAIRRFDQEATALQRQGQLALWVPLTGQEAAQIGSGRASQPQDYIFPTYREHGVALTRNVDLAELLRQFRGVSNGGWNPKDTNFHLYTLVLAAQTPHAVGYAMGIQRDQQLAEARAAENPQVEGSQPAEPKAAVVVYFGDGASSEGDVHESMVFAASYNAPVVFFCQNNHWAISVPTAVQTRIPLSNRAKGYGFPGIRVDGNDVIAVHAVTEWALEHAREGKGPVLIEAFTYRVGAHTTADDPTKYRESSEEELWRAKDPLERLEKYLRTEGLAGDAFFEQVKADGNELAAYVRKTTHDLETPDIRTAFANTYVEAHPLVAEELAWFEEYSAGFAGEATEEEAGH